The genomic region GATGCGCATCAGCGCCACGCGCCGGGCGTTCTCGGGCGACATGTCGGTCGCCAGACCGGACTCGGGCACGCCGGAAAGCACGCGCAGCCGATCATGCGAGATGATCTGCATCTTGCGCTGCTCCACCGAGATGACGCCCTGCTCCTGCAGGCGCGACAGCGTGCGACTGACCGTTTCCAGCTTCAGCCCCAGATAGTTGCCGATTTCCTCGCGGGTCATCCGCAGGATGAACTGGCTGGAAGAAAAGCCGCGCCGCATGAAGCGCCGTGACAGCTCCAGCAGGAAGGCGCCGATGCGCTCCTCGGCCCGCATGGTGCCCAGCAGCATCATCAACCCCTGATCCCGCACGATCTCGCGCGAGATGATGCGATGAAGCCGCTGCTGCAGCGGCGGGAAGCGCCGGCCGATGGATTCCAGCTCCGAGAACGGCACCACGCAGACATCCGCGTCTTCCAGCGCCACCGCGTCGCTGTGGAACGAGCCCCGGCTGATGGCGTCAAAGCCCAGCACGTCGCCCGGCATGGGGAAGCCGATGATCTGCTCGCGCCCGTCGGGCGACAGCACCCGCGACTTGAAGAAACCGGCACGGATGGGATAGATGGCGTCGAAGGGATCGCCCGCCTTGTACAGATAGGAACCGCGCCGCACCCGGCGCCGCGTCTTGACCATGCCCGCAAGCTGCTCCATGTCGGCAGCGCTCAACCCTTCCACCAGGCACAGGTCATGCATGCTGCACGACATGCAGGAAGCATGCCCGGATGCAGCCTGGGCAGGCACCGTGGATTCAGCCGTAGGAACGTTCTTCAAGGGAAGGACCTCTGGTCAGGCAACGAGCGTACACGCTGCGCGCAGCGTGCAGGAAGGAAAAAACAGACAGATAACCGAAAAAAATACTCTCCCGACGCGTCCAGCCCACCCATCGGGCCAGGCCGCGCGGCTATCGTCGGATGACAACACATGAAAGGCGACGACACCACCCCAAGAGCCGCGCCTCAGGGATTATAAGTGTCCGTTGACCAGGATCAAAACCACCAAGTCACGTTCATTCATGCTTTTTGTATGGACAGCATGCCGACACTCGAACTGATTCGCGTTTTCGACCAACCGGGGCCCAGGTACACCTCCTACCCCACGGCGGATCATTTCGCCGAGGCCTTCGACGCCGAGAAACAGGCCTGGTGGCTGGACAACCGCACCCTGCGCCAGCCGGGGCAGCCCGTTACCGTCTACGTCCACATCCCCTTCTGCGAGTCCATCTGCCATTATTGCGCGTGCAACCGCATCGGTACCCGAGACCATGCCAGAGCCGTGGCCTATCTGCAAACCCTGAAACAGGAAATCCGCCTTTATGCGGCGCACCTGCATCGGGATGTCAGGATCTCGCAACTTCACCTGGGCGGTGGCACCCCCACCTTCTTCAGCGACGAAGAGCTGGCTGAACTGCTGAACACGCTCGACGCCGAGATCGGCCTGCAGTCCCAGGCCGAATGCTCCATCGAGATCGACCCCCGCACGGTGGACAACACCCGGCTCACCAACATCCGGCGCATGGGGTTCGACCGCATCAGCCTGGGCGTGCAGGATCTCGATCCCAAGGTCCAGGTCGCCATCCACCGCATCCAGCCTGAAGAGATGCTGGTGGGCCTGATGGAACACGCCCGCACGCTCGACTTCAAGTCCATCAACATCGACCTCGTCTACGGCCTGCCCAAGCAGACGCTGGAGACGCTGGCTCATACCCTGGACCGCATCGCTGCCCTGCGCCCGGGCCGCATGGCCATCTATGGCTACGCCCATCTGCCTGAGCGCTTCAAGGCCCAGCGCCTCATCCATCGCGAAGACCTGCCCGACCAGGCCATGCGCATGGCCATGGTGCAGCTGGCCATCCAGAAGCTCAACCAGGCCGGTTACCGCTACATCGGCATGGACCACTTCGCCCTGCCCGACGACGACCTGGCCGTCGCCCTGGAGCGCGGCACCCTGCGCCGCAACTTCATGGGCTACACCGCCATGCCCGGTGACGACCTCATCGGCCTGGGCGTCTCGGCCATCAGCGCCATCGGCCCCAGCTACTCACAGAACCACCGAGAGCTCAAGCCCTGGCGCCAGGCCATCGAAGCCGGGCGGCTGCCCACCGCCCGCGGCATCGAACTTCGTGGCGACGACACCCTGCAGCGTGCCGTCATCATGGAACTCATGTGCCAGGGCCAGCTCGACTTCCAGTCCATCGGCGACCGCTTCCTCATCGACCCGCAGGAATACTTCCGCCACGAACTCGAGGGGCTGCAGCGCTTCATCGAGGCCGGCCTCGTCCTGCGTGACGAAAGCGGCATCCAGGTCACGCCCGTCGGCCGCTACTTCCTGCGCAGCATCGCCATGGTCTTCGACCGTCACGCCCAGCTGCGCCGCCGCCAGCGTGAACAGCAGCGCCTGCTGGAAGAGACTGGCGCCACCCCGGTGGCCGTCGAGGCACGGCTGGCTGCAGCTGCCGATGCCGGCCGCGCCGGCGCCAACGACGATGACGCCGGCACCCCCGCCCGACGCGTCATCCCGCTGCACGACGAGCGGCCGGGACTCACCCTGGTCAAGTAACCAACCGTCCGCATCCCGGGCGGCAGCAAGGCCGCCCGTCTCCAGTCCCCCTTGACCCAAGGGGGACTGACACTCTGCCGCCCTCTTCCAGGGCCTCCTTTCCCATGGAGGCCTGACATCCTGCCTGGCGTCCCATCTCAGGCGCCCCAATCCCACGCGCACCATCCCACGCGCACCATCCCACGCGCACCATCCCACGCGCTCCATCCCGCACTCGACCATGCCCACAGGCCATGCGCCCGCCGGGCAATGGCCGGACAACGGCTGCGCAATAGCTGTGCAATAGCACCTTGCTCAACCAATACACCCAAATATCGTACTGATCATTACTTTCATTACTATAATTGCCACGCGCAGCGTCATCTGGTCTGCGCTGCACACCTCAGACCCCCATCCCAACCCTATCTTCCCCCATCATGCACAACGCCAAGGCACTTCCCTTCGCGCTTCTTCTGTCGACCCCGCTGGTCGCCCCTGCCCACGCCCAGGAAGCCGACCGCGCCACCCTGCCCGCCGTGAACGTCGTCGGTGCCCAGGATGACGGCTACACCACGCCCGACGCCACCAGCGGCACCAAGACCAACGCCCCGCTGCGCGACGTGCCGCAGACCATCAACGTCGTTCCGGCCCGTGTCCTGGAAGACCAGCACGTCAACTCCATGCAGGACGCCCTGAAGAATGTGCCCGGCGTGTCCTTCTCCCACGGTGACGGCCAGCGTGACCAGGTCTCCATCCGCGGCTTCTCGGCCATTGCCGACCAGTACGTCGATGGCTTCCGCGACGACGCCCTGTACTTCCGCGACCTCTCCAACATCGAGCGCGTCGATGTCATCAAGGGCCCTGCCGCCGTCCTGTACGGCCGTGGCTCCGCCGGCGGCCTCATCAACCGCATCAGCAAGAAACCCGGCAAGGACATCACCGCCGCCAACCTCAGCCTGGGCTCATGGAAGGACCGCCGGCTGGAAGCTGATCTGGGCCGCGCCAATGGCGACCAGAGCCTGTCCTGGCGCCTCACCGGCGCCATCGAGAAGGCCGACAACTACCGTCAGCAGCAGTTCCTCGACCGCAAGGCCATCGCGCCTTCCGCCCAGCTCAAGTTCTCTCCTGACACCCAGGTGCTCCTGCAGGCCGAATACCTGAATGACCGTCGCGTGACCGACTTCGGCATCCCCGCCTACCAGGGCCGTCCCGTGAACGTGGATCCGGGCACCTACTACGGCGCCGCCAACGCCCGCGATGCCGACTACACCCACACCACGGTCCATGCCTATACCGGCGTCGTCACCCATCGCATCAACGACACCCTGTCGCTGCGCAACGCCACCCGCTACTACCACTACGAACTGGACCGCAACAACACCACCACCGCCTCGGTCAACGCCGCGGCCCGCACCGTCAGCCTCGCACACGGCAACATCTTCCGGCGTGAACACGGCTGGAGCAACCAGACCGAACTCACCCAGCAGGCTTACCTGGGCGGCCTGAAGCACGAACTGCTCTATGGTCTGGAACTGGGCCAGCAGAACAAGGATCTGGTCTCCTACGCGCAGCGCAACGTTGGCACCGTGGACCTCTTCAATCCCGTGCTGCCCACCCTGGCACGCCTGGCCAGCGGCAACCCCACCAACGACAACCTCGGCCGCTTCGAGACCATGGGCCTGTACGTGCAGGACATGATCTCCATCGACCAACAGTGGAAAGTGCTGGCCGGCCTGCGCTATGACCACTTCAAGCAGGAAACCGGCGAGCGCAACACCGGCCGCAAGCTGCAGCGCACCGACAACGACATCAGCCCCCGCCTGGGCGCCGTCTACCAGCCTGACGCCACCCAGTCGTACTACCTGTCGTGGAGCCGTTCCTTCCAGCCCTCCGGTGAAGCCTTTGCCCTGAGCAGCGGCAACGCCAACCTGGACCCCGAACAGACCACCAACACCGAGATCGGTGCCAAGTACGACCTGCTCGACGGCCGCCTCAGCACCACCTTCTCGCTGTTCCGCCTGAACCGCACCAACGTCCGCGACACCGATCCCGCCACCAACCAGCTGGCTACCATCGGCACCCGTCGCACCGACGGCTTCGAGTGGAGCCTGAGCGGCGAACTGGCCCCCGGCTTGCGCGCCATCATGGGCTACGCCTTCCTCGACGCCAAGGTCACCCGCTCGCCCTCGCGCAATGACGGCCAGCCCGTGCAGGGCAAGCGCAGCACCCTCACCCCGCGCCACGCCGCCAACTTCTGGATCACCAAGGACCTGAACGGCGGCTTCGGCGTGGGCGCCGGTGCCAACCTGGTGGCCAGCCGCTACGCCAACGCCGGCAACACCGTGCGCCTGCCCGGCTACGTGACGGCCGACGCCGCCGCCTGGTGGCGCCAGGGCCCGTGGGGCGTGCAGCTCAACGTCTACAACATCACCGACGCCCGCTACATCGTCTCCTCGCACGGCGCCAACGGCAACATGAACCTGCCCGGCGCACCGCGCAACGTGATGCTGAAGCTCAGCTATCGCATGTAATGGCGTACAGCCCGAAGGTCCGCATTGGCAGCATCGTGCGGACCTTTGCGGACTGTAGTACTTCGGGGAGGAAAGCCGTATATCACAGGTTCTTTACCATGGCATCCCTCCCTATCCCGCGCCAAAAGCATGAAGTACGTTGACGCAACTTACTTTCCTCGCGGCACAAACAACGAATCCTCTCTCTATCTGCAATAGCCTCTTTACAACAGAAGCCGCCAGAATATTGCAAGGCGATCCTCCATGGCGCAGCATGGCCATACCTATAACGACGTGAATGAAGGACATGGCCATTCCGAAATACGACGATATGTTTGCGCCTCTGCTTTCCCTGATGCGTGACGGCGTACCGCGCACCAAGGCATCCTTGATCCAACCACTGGCCGAGCACTTCCAGCTCACCGATGACGAAGTCCTGGAAACTTATGAGGGAAAGAACACCATCATATTTCCAAGCCATATATCCTGGACATTGAGCTATCTAAAAATGGCGGGACTTCTCGAACACCCTGGCCGAGGTCAGTACGCCATAAGCAAGAACGGCATTGCATTCTCCGAGCGCTCAAACGAAGAAATCAAGGACTACGTAAAGTCTCAAGAGAAGAAGAGAGCGCATGAAAGAAAGCACAACGATCAAACTCATGCGTCCATCCCTGCCAAATCAGAGGGTAAAACACCCATAGATCCCCACAAGCGAGAAGGACAGACACTGAACGATCAGATCAATGATCTATATCTGATCTACAAACGCACCAAGTACGAAGAGATCATCGACATGATCCTTTCAAAGACCCCCGAGAGCTTCGAAAGGGTCGTCGTCCAGCTCCTGCAGAAGATGGGCTATGGCCGACAGCTCAGGGATGCCGGACGCACCACCCAGCTCAGCCGGGACGGTGGTATCGACGGCGAGATCCGGGAGGATGTCCTTGGCCTAGGCAAGATCAGCATTCAGGCCAAGCGCTACCAGCGTGATCAGTCCATCGGACGTCCTGAAGTCCAGGCCTTCGCAGGCGCACTGCAGGGGAACCGCTCCACGAAGGGTGTCTTCATCACCACCTCGAAGTTCACCAAGGACGCCATCGACTACGCAAGATCGCTGGCCAACGTCACCATCGTGCTCATCGACGGCATGCAGCTTGCCGAATACATGTACCAGCATGGACTGGGCGTGGAGATCCGGGACGAATTTGCCATCAAGGACCTCGACGAGAGCTACTGGGACGAGCTGGCCGATGGCGCCCCATCATTGCCTGCGAAGGCCTGAGTCGGAAGAGCAGGAGGCCACGCCCCTGAAAGACAACGGCCGCCACCCGACACACGGGCAGCGGCCGTTCGTTCAACTCGGGTCCGGATCCAGGAACGCCGAAAGCTGATTCTTGGAGGCCACGCCCCCTGCTACCCCAACTGCAGCAACTGGTTCAATACCATCAGCACTTCCGCAAACGGCGCATCATCCAGCTTCCGCAAGGAATGGGGTGACGCCTCGCGCTGGCGCCAGTCAAACGACTTGGGCTGATGACAGAGGACATAACTGGTCTGGCCAGACTTTCGCCCGGATGCCACGCCTGCAATGACGGCAAACGGGTTATCCGCGTTATACGGTGCCGTCGTCATGGGTAGGCCAATGACCAGAGAGGTGCGATCGTTGAACGTGCGTGGGGACAGAACCAGGAAGGGATGAACGTCCCGCATCTCCCGCCCCTTCTGCGGGTTGCAGTCGATCCAGATGATGTCCTGCCGATCCGGAACCCAGGCAGCGTCACGCTTCGTCGCCATGTCAGAAACGCTCGTTTCCCAGAGGCTCCGAGACAGACATGGCCTCCCCAGCATGCCGGTCAGGGTCGAAGCGCGCCAGGCGCTCTTCCAGTGTCAACGTCCGGTTCCGAACAGGCGTCAACACGATCCTGTCGCCCTCGACAGCCACCTCGACCTGCTGATCGACCGACAGCCCTGCCGCCCGCGCTATGCTGGCAGGCAGACGCACACCCAGGCTATTTCCCCAGTGCCGGATATTCAAGGTCGTGCTCATGGAACAGCCCCCAAGCAGATGTATAAACATAGTATATACATCCCGCCAGGCCGGAGACAAGGGCTCGATGTCATCGAGCAGCCGTATGGCTGAAACCTGCAGATACCGGACCTCCCGGACGACACGCCCTTGAAAGACAATAGCCGCCACCCGAGACTCGGGCAGCGGCCATTCGTTCAACTCGGGTCCGGATCATGTTCGTTCATGACCTGGCCTGGGCAAGGTCAGAGCGGAAACTTGCAGATCGTTTTCTCATCAGCCGTGAGCACGTCACCATAGGTGTACATGATCTCGAAATCAGCCGGCGGGGTCGCCCCGTCATCCTTGGCATTCACGTTCATCCCGAAGCCGTGCACCTTCTTGGCTGCATCATCAGCGCTGTAGCCAGAGATATGGACGCTGAACAAGTACGGCGCACCTTCCACGTCAAGCTTGAGGAAGACGGACCGGAAAAGCTGCGTCATCTTGTAGACATGCACCTTGTCGCCCACGGTGAAGGTCACTTCCCCATCCTTCGCCAGCTTCACCGTACAGTCCGTGGTACCGTCCGACAGATCCTTGCCCACGTAGACACCGGCAGCACATGCAGCGCCCGTTGCAGGATCAAATGAGCGGAAGGGCGTCTGGCACCCTCGATACATCTGCTCATACATGGCCCGGTTGACCAGGGATGGCGTCTGGGCATTGTTGGCCGGAGTCGTCACAGCCGGCGCAGTCGCAACGGGCGAGTTCGTGGCGGGCGTCGTTGCAGTCGGCGTGGTGGCCGGTGCCGATGGCGCGGTCGCGGCGGGCGTGCTTGCAGCCGGCGTGCTGTTGGTCGCGGTCGTCGTGCCGCCAGCCGTGCTGGTCGTGGTCGAGCCATTGCCATTCGTCGCAACCGGCGTGGCCGGCGTGCTGCTGTCGCCACCGCCACCACCGCCACAGGCGCCAAGAACGGCCGAGATGGCCAGAGCCAGGGCAAGCTTGCTGCCGGATACAAGTTGAGTGTTCATGGTCATTTCGGAAAACGGAAACAGGTGGGGATATCGAACGGCCGCCACCCGAGATACGGGCAGCGGCCATTCATTCAACGCCGGGCCAGATCATGCTCGTTCATGACCCGGCTTAGGCAGGGTCAAAGCGGCATCTTGCAGCTCGCCAGCTCATCTGACGAGATCTTGCCTCCATACTTATATCCGATCTCAATGCTATCCGGCAGTGTCGAACCATCACCCTTGGGGTTTACATTCAGCATGAAGCCGTGGCTCTTCTCGGTTGCATCCTCGGCGCTGTAACCAGAGATATGAACGTCCAACAAGTACGGAGCTCTTTCCGCAGATGAGTTGACGAAGCGGTACTCGAAATACTCCGTCTCCGTCATCCTGAAGACATGCACCTTGTCACCCACGGTGAAGGTCACTTCCCCGTCCTTCGCCAGCTTCACCGTACAGTCCTTGGTACCGTCCGACAGATCCTTGCCCACGTAGACACCGGCCGCACATGCAGCGCCCGTTGCAGGATCAAATGAGCGGAAGGGCGTCTTGCACTCCCGATACATCTGCTCATACATGGCCCGGTTGACCAGGGATGGCGTCTGGGCATTGTTGGCCGGAGTCGTCACAGCCGGCGCAGTCGCAACGGGCGAGTTCGTGGCGGGCGTCGTTGCGGCCGGCGTGGTGGCCGGTGCCGATGGCGCGGTCGTGGTGGGCGTGGTTGCAGCCGGCGTGCTGTTGGTCGCGGTCGTCGTGCCGCCAGCCGTGCTGGTCGTGGTCGAGCCAGCGCCATTCGTCGCAACCGGCGTGGCCGGCGTGCTTCTGTCACCACCGCCGCCGCCACAGGCACCAAGAACGGCCGAGATGGCCAGAGCCAGGGCAAGCTTGCTGCCGGATACAAGTTGAGTGTTCATGGTCATTCCAGAAAACGGAAACAAGCGGGAATGTCGATCAGACTCGAAAATGGCCACTGCCTGAAGAGCGGGCAGCGGCCATCCATTCAGTTCACAACCGAATCATGTCGACCTATGATCCGGCCCCACGTCTCAGAGCGGAACGCGGCAGGTCGATTGAAGATCTGGAGAATATGCCGAGCCGAAGCTGTGCTTGATGTCGAGATGATCAGGTTTCTTACCAACTTCGGCTTGTGGATCCAGACGCAGCTCGAAGCCGTGAACCTTCCCGTTGGCATCCGCCGCACTATCAGCGCTGATGGCCATACCCCAGATATGCTGATACTCTCCCCCTGCCAGCGGATTGGTCTTCGAGTACAGGAAGTGCTGTGCCAGCTTGAAGGCATACACATCATTACCCATGGTGTACGTCACTTCGCCATCTCGCGTCAGCCGGACCGTGCAGACCGTCTGGCCGTCCCTCAGATTCTTGCCGACGTAGGTGCCGGCAGCACACGCATAGAAGCCCGCTTCACTCGTGTACGACACGACCTGGCACTGCGTGCGCAGCTGCTCATACATCGCCTGGTTGGACGAAGACGTCGTCTGGGTGTTGTTGGCTGCAGGCGTGGTCGCAGCCGGCGTGGTGGTCGTGGCAGCAGGCGTGGTTGCTGCCGGCGTGTTCGGTGCCACCGGCGTCGTCGGCGTGCTGCTGCCACCGCCGCCACAAGCGGTAAGAACAGCCGAGACGGCCACGGCCAGGCTCAGAGACAGTTTGCTGCCGAATGCGTGTTGCTTGCCCATGATGGCTCCCCAGAAAAAAGGGTGGAAGTTGCAATGGCGAGCAAACTAACATGCCGCGTTTTGACGACATATGGCATTTTTCCGCACGCAAGATCGGCGGACGAAAGCAGCCGACAAGTGCATGAGCGCTTCAGAAGCCTCCCGGTAAAGCCCTTCCCTCACGCACAAAACAGAAAGGCCCTGCATCCGCATGCGCGGTGCAGGGCCTGTCCGTGGTGACGACCCGGATCCGGACAAAGGCCGGATCCGGTCAGGTCATCAGCTGGCAGCTGCTTCCAGGGCAGCCACGGCCGGCAGGGTGCGGCCTTCCAGGAACTCCAGGAAGGCGCCACCACCGGTGGAGATGTAGCTGATCTGGTCGGTGATGCCGAACTTGGCAATGGCGGCCAGGGTGTCACCACCGCCCGCGATCGAGAAGCCCTTGGAGGCTGCGATGGCGCGGGCCAGGGTCTCGGTGCCCTTGGCAAAGGCGTCGAACTCGAACACGCCGACGGGGCCGTTCCAGACGATGGTGCCAGCAGACTTCAGCTGCTCGGCCAGCTTGGCAGCCGTCTTGGGGCCAATGTCCAGAATCATGTCGTCTTCGGCCACGTCCTTGGCGGCCTTGACGGTGGCCGGGGCGTCAGCAGCGAAGGTCTTGGCCACCACCACGTCTTCGGGGATGGGCACTTCGGCGCCGCGGGCCTTCATCTTCTCGATGATCTTCTTGGCGTCGCCCACCAGGTCGGGCTCGGCCAGGGACTTGCCGATGGGCAGGCCGGCAGCCAGCATGAAGGTGTTGGCAATGCCACCGCCCACGATCAGCTGGTCGACCTTGTCGGCCAGGGAATCGAGGATGGTGAGCT from Lautropia mirabilis harbors:
- a CDS encoding type II toxin-antitoxin system PemK/MazF family toxin, with the protein product MATKRDAAWVPDRQDIIWIDCNPQKGREMRDVHPFLVLSPRTFNDRTSLVIGLPMTTAPYNADNPFAVIAGVASGRKSGQTSYVLCHQPKSFDWRQREASPHSLRKLDDAPFAEVLMVLNQLLQLG
- the hemN gene encoding oxygen-independent coproporphyrinogen III oxidase encodes the protein MDSMPTLELIRVFDQPGPRYTSYPTADHFAEAFDAEKQAWWLDNRTLRQPGQPVTVYVHIPFCESICHYCACNRIGTRDHARAVAYLQTLKQEIRLYAAHLHRDVRISQLHLGGGTPTFFSDEELAELLNTLDAEIGLQSQAECSIEIDPRTVDNTRLTNIRRMGFDRISLGVQDLDPKVQVAIHRIQPEEMLVGLMEHARTLDFKSINIDLVYGLPKQTLETLAHTLDRIAALRPGRMAIYGYAHLPERFKAQRLIHREDLPDQAMRMAMVQLAIQKLNQAGYRYIGMDHFALPDDDLAVALERGTLRRNFMGYTAMPGDDLIGLGVSAISAIGPSYSQNHRELKPWRQAIEAGRLPTARGIELRGDDTLQRAVIMELMCQGQLDFQSIGDRFLIDPQEYFRHELEGLQRFIEAGLVLRDESGIQVTPVGRYFLRSIAMVFDRHAQLRRRQREQQRLLEETGATPVAVEARLAAAADAGRAGANDDDAGTPARRVIPLHDERPGLTLVK
- a CDS encoding TonB-dependent receptor yields the protein MHNAKALPFALLLSTPLVAPAHAQEADRATLPAVNVVGAQDDGYTTPDATSGTKTNAPLRDVPQTINVVPARVLEDQHVNSMQDALKNVPGVSFSHGDGQRDQVSIRGFSAIADQYVDGFRDDALYFRDLSNIERVDVIKGPAAVLYGRGSAGGLINRISKKPGKDITAANLSLGSWKDRRLEADLGRANGDQSLSWRLTGAIEKADNYRQQQFLDRKAIAPSAQLKFSPDTQVLLQAEYLNDRRVTDFGIPAYQGRPVNVDPGTYYGAANARDADYTHTTVHAYTGVVTHRINDTLSLRNATRYYHYELDRNNTTTASVNAAARTVSLAHGNIFRREHGWSNQTELTQQAYLGGLKHELLYGLELGQQNKDLVSYAQRNVGTVDLFNPVLPTLARLASGNPTNDNLGRFETMGLYVQDMISIDQQWKVLAGLRYDHFKQETGERNTGRKLQRTDNDISPRLGAVYQPDATQSYYLSWSRSFQPSGEAFALSSGNANLDPEQTTNTEIGAKYDLLDGRLSTTFSLFRLNRTNVRDTDPATNQLATIGTRRTDGFEWSLSGELAPGLRAIMGYAFLDAKVTRSPSRNDGQPVQGKRSTLTPRHAANFWITKDLNGGFGVGAGANLVASRYANAGNTVRLPGYVTADAAAWWRQGPWGVQLNVYNITDARYIVSSHGANGNMNLPGAPRNVMLKLSYRM
- the fnr gene encoding fumarate/nitrate reduction transcriptional regulator Fnr codes for the protein MPAQAASGHASCMSCSMHDLCLVEGLSAADMEQLAGMVKTRRRVRRGSYLYKAGDPFDAIYPIRAGFFKSRVLSPDGREQIIGFPMPGDVLGFDAISRGSFHSDAVALEDADVCVVPFSELESIGRRFPPLQQRLHRIISREIVRDQGLMMLLGTMRAEERIGAFLLELSRRFMRRGFSSSQFILRMTREEIGNYLGLKLETVSRTLSRLQEQGVISVEQRKMQIISHDRLRVLSGVPESGLATDMSPENARRVALMRIHQPWSESQSSQ
- a CDS encoding restriction endonuclease, which codes for MAIPKYDDMFAPLLSLMRDGVPRTKASLIQPLAEHFQLTDDEVLETYEGKNTIIFPSHISWTLSYLKMAGLLEHPGRGQYAISKNGIAFSERSNEEIKDYVKSQEKKRAHERKHNDQTHASIPAKSEGKTPIDPHKREGQTLNDQINDLYLIYKRTKYEEIIDMILSKTPESFERVVVQLLQKMGYGRQLRDAGRTTQLSRDGGIDGEIREDVLGLGKISIQAKRYQRDQSIGRPEVQAFAGALQGNRSTKGVFITTSKFTKDAIDYARSLANVTIVLIDGMQLAEYMYQHGLGVEIRDEFAIKDLDESYWDELADGAPSLPAKA
- a CDS encoding AbrB/MazE/SpoVT family DNA-binding domain-containing protein — protein: MSTTLNIRHWGNSLGVRLPASIARAAGLSVDQQVEVAVEGDRIVLTPVRNRTLTLEERLARFDPDRHAGEAMSVSEPLGNERF